One genomic window of Struthio camelus isolate bStrCam1 chromosome 1, bStrCam1.hap1, whole genome shotgun sequence includes the following:
- the PRICKLE1 gene encoding prickle-like protein 1 → MPLEMEPKANSLAFGCQRSSTSDDDSGCALEEYAWVPPGLRPEQVQLYFACLPEEKVPYVNSPGEKHRIKQLLYQLPPHDNEVRYCQSLSEEEKKELQMFSSQRKKEALGRGTIKLLSRAVMHAVCEQCGTKVNGGEVAVFASRAGPGVCWHPSCFVCFTCNELLVDLIYFYQDGKIHCGRHHAELLKPRCSACDEIIFADECTEAEGRHWHMKHFCCLECETILGGQRYIMKDGRPFCCNCFESLYAEYCETCGEHIGVDHAQMTYDGQHWHATETCFSCAQCKTSLLGCPFLPKQGQIYCSKTCSLGEDVHASDSSDSAFQSARSRDSRRSVRMGKSSRSADQCRQSLLLSPALNYKFPGLSSNADDTLSRKLDDLSLSRQGAGFVNEDFWKGRVEQDMPEDPEEWAEHEDYMTQLLLKFGDKSLFQQPAEVDIRSSEHWISDSMVKSKLDLKKNNPSLASKKYQSDMYWAQSQDGLGDSAYGSHPGPASSRKIQELDMEHGAAGYKHDQTPWYEGSLECLSDLKQQEQSVRDSMDSLALSNITGASMDGEGKPRPSLYSLQTFQELEVEDCEKMSNMGTLNSSMLHRSTESLKSLSSELCQEKVLPEEKPVHMPVLRRSKSQSRPQQVKFSDDVIDNGSYENVEIRQPPMSERTRRRVYHFEERGSRPHHHRRRSRKSRSDNALNLAAERRCSPKERFRFYSPQDHEKFIQNKSSREIQAYIQNAELYGQYAHTTSDYALRNQVVDKFFGLYGDEDDSWCSTSSSSSDSEEEGYFLGQPIPQPRSLRYPYYTDDLSGTTTALSSSQFGQRTTKSKKKRGHKGKNCIIS, encoded by the exons ATGCCATTGGAGATGGAGCCCAAAGCAAACAGTCTTGCTTTTGGGTGTCAGCGAAGCTCAACATCTGATGATGACTCTGGCTGTGCCCTGGAAGAATATGCCTGGGTCCCACCAGGCCTTAGACCAGAGCAG GTACAGCTTTATTTTGCCTGTTTGCCAGAGGAGAAGGTCCCTTACGTTAACAGCCCTGGAGAGAAACACAGAATTAAACAACTTCTCTATCAGTTGCCACCCCACGATAATGAG gtgagATACTGTCAGTCtttaagtgaagaagaaaaaaaggaactgcaGATGTTTAGTTCTCAGCGCAAAAAGGAGGCACTCGGGAGAGGCACTATTAAACTACTCTCAAGAGCAGTGATGCATGCAGTTTGTGAACAG TGTGGTACTAAAGTAAACGGCGGTGAAGTTGCAGTCTTTGCCTCAAGAGCTGGGCCTGGTGTGTGCTGGCATCCATCATGTTTTGTGTGCTTCACATGTAACGAGCTTCTCGTTGACCTAATCTACTTCTACCAAGATGGAAAAATTCACTGTGGCAGACACCATGCTGAACTTCTTAAACCTCGATGTTCAGCCTGTGATGAG ATCATTTTTGCTGATGAATGTACAGAAGCTGAGGGTCGTCACTGGCACATGAAACACTTCTGTTGCCTGGAGTGTGAAACGATCCTGGGTGGACAGAGATACATCATGAAGGACGGGAGACCATTCTGCTGTAACTGTTTTGAATCTCTCTATGCAGAATACTGCGAGACCTGTGGGGAACACATTG gTGTTGACCATGCTCAGATGACCTATGATGGACAGCACTGGCATGCCACAGAGACTTGCTTTTCCTGTGCTCAGTGCAAGACCTCTTTGCTTGGTTGCCCCTTCCTTCCAAAGCAAGGGCAGATTTATTGCTCAAAAACTTGCAGCTTGGGTGAGGATGTTCATGCCTCCGACTCTTCTGATTCTGCATTTCAGTCTGCTCGATCAAGAGACTCCAGGAGGAGTGTCCGTATGGGAAAAAGCAGCCGGTCGGCTGACCAGTGCCGCCAGTCCCTCCTTTTGTCACCAGCCCTCAATTACAAATTTCCTGGTCTTTCAAGCAAtgctgatgatactctttctcgTAAGCTGGATGACTTAAGCCTTTCAAGGCAAGGGGCAGGCTTTGTTAATGAAGACTTCTGGAAAGGAAGAGTAGAGCAAGATATGCCTGAAGACCCTGAAGAATGGGCTGAACATGAAGACTACATGACTCAACTTCTTCTGAAGTTTGGTGATAAaagcctcttccagcagcctgctGAAGTAGACATTAGATCAAGTGAACACTGGATTTCTGATAGCATGGTCAAGAGCAAGTtggacttgaaaaaaaataatccaaGCCTAGCAAGTAAAAAGTATCAGTCAGACATGTACTGGGCCCAGTCGCAGGATGGCTTGGGTGACTCAGCATATGGCAGCCATCCAGGCCCTGCTAGCAGCAGAAAAATCCAGGAGTTAGACATGGAACATGGGGCTGCAGGATACAAACATGACCAAACACCATGGTATGAAGGTTCATTGGAGTGCCTATCTGATCTGAAACAGCAAGAACAAAGTGTTCGAGACTCAATGGATTCTTTGGCTTTGTCTAACATAACAG GGGCTTCAATGGATGGAGAAGGCAAGCCACGGCCATCTCTCTATTCCTTGCAAACTTTCCAGGAACTAGAGGTGGAGGACTGTGAGAAAATGAGCAACATGGGAACTCTGAATTCTTCAATGCTCCATCGGAGCACCGAGTCCTTGAAGAGTTTGAGCTCAGAGTTGTGTCAGGAAAAGGTGTTACCAGAGGAAAAGCCAGTGCATATGCCTGTACTGAGAAGGTCTAAATCCCAGTCAAGACCACAGCAAGTAAAGTTTTCAGATGATGTTATTGATAATGGAAGTTATGAGAATGTTGAAATTAGACAACCTCCAATGAGTGAACGGACTCGTAGGCGTGTTTATCATTTTGAAGAGCGTGGAAGTCGGCCTCACCATCATCGTAGAAGAAGCAGGAAATCACGTTCAGATAATGCACTTAACTTGGCTGCAGAAAGAAGATGTTCTCCAAAAGAGAGATTTCGTTTTTATTCTCCTCAGGATCATGAaaaatttattcaaaataaaagctcACGTGAGATTCAGGCATATATTCAAAATGCAGAGCTGTATGGACAGTATGCCCATACTACTTCTGATTATGCACTGCGAAATCAGGTGGTTGATAAATTTTTTGGATTATATGGTGATGAAGATGACTCTTGGTGTTCAACTTCATCCTCATCATCTGATTCTGAAGAGGAAGGATATTTTCTAGGACAGCCAATTCCACAGCCACGATCACTGAGATATCCATACTACACAGATGACCTTTCTGGTACAACTACTGCATTATCTAGTTCTCAGTTTGGACAAAGGACAACCAAATCAAAGAAGAAGAGGGGACACAAAGGGAAAAATTGCAtaatttcttaa